GGGGGAGACGTGTCTTGGGACTAGTGACGTCAGACCGGAGTTGCCCTCGTATTCCATAACACCCGGCTGGGCGGCAGGGGGCGGAAGTGAAGAGGCGTGAGAGAGTTCTGCGCCCATGCCCGATCCGCCCCCGCACGGGCTGGGCTCTGAGAAGGAACTTGTGGCGCCGGGGCTGTTCGGATGCGTAGATTGCGAGGAGGGCTGAGGATTTTGAGAGTTCTGGCCGCCTTGCTGGAGGTCCACCTGCCTCAGATTATTTCGGCGCCATTTGGCACGGGCGTTCTGAAACCACACCTGAAACAATcacagttatttaaataaataaaactcagttttttgcatgcaaaataaatacaaggTATTTCCTAACCACCtcccttaatataaatttttgaaatcttattcgaaaattgattaaaataatacacaCGCTGAGgttactaatttatatttaggcGAACCAAAAACGTTACCGAAGTCCGACTAATCATTAAGGCATAATTggaattaaaaacatcaaaacctgctCGATTGCACGAGAAACTGAGAGGAGATTAAAGACAATAATTAGACAGTAAGAGCctgaagtttaattttgaaatcaatattttttatcccatGTTAACGattcatcagattttaaaaatctctttttctttttgtttaaatatcaatttgcaACCCAAATCtagcaatttatctaattttcgACAACGACTGctaaacaatatattaagagtacagaaaaacattttttatatatctagCAATTTATAGGAAACATACAAAAAACAATGGTAAGGATGCAATTAAAACACGTTACAcaaaaacaatgcttttttttttctatcaaattttttctcaatagcgtttttcaaattgtatcgatagaaaatgcttataattttattattaaagaaaattttttaagcatttatttctcGAAATCAAAAGTCATGTAACAAAAACGCATTTACGAATCTATGAGAAACAAGAGCTCATACTACATCTTTCtaggttttcattaaaaaatcacttaaatgctctcgaaaaaaatactttttttttaaagagttttttcaatttttaagccTTTTGCGTTGTCGATTAAGTTGAACAATTAAGTTGttatgcaacaaaaattatttcttcatctcactataaaatataaaagaagccttagaaacttgaaattatgaaGTACAGAAAGTAAGATAGAACAGGGCTGTCCAACTAGCGGCCTGCCAACACATATTGTGCGGCCCACCAACTTCTTATTCAGGTTGATCGGCCTCtgttttcccattaaaatgtaagcaaatttttttataaaccttctgttccattgttttataatcaataattcaactattaattgttattgtataagAGGTTATTGTCCAACTTTTTCACACTGCGGCTCTGGCCCGTGGGATCTTtgcagttggacagccctgagatagaataaaaaaaattattttaagaattataaattgctGAACTTGCAATCGATCTACAGACCACATAAGTGTAACTATATCATTGTAATTTTTCGTGCCAAATTGATTTCTGATTGAAATTCGAGAGCCAATCTTATTTACAAGCAACATCagtttttgcttcaaaattccactttgttgaaaagttattgcaattttaagtgcttttttttcacgaatctTTTCTCCCTcgcttttctttaaataatgccTATTTAGCCATTGTCACATACGAAGTTTCTTATGTCTCTCTTGAGAGCTTTCTTTTATATGCTTGCTATTGAATTgaagtcaaaaataaagtaaaaaaattaataaataaacgaggaagattttattccaaatataaattttagcatttataatgattttcttaaatacataaAACCTTACATAAATGCAAATACATAAAACCTATCATTAGAGATGAAAAAACATTTCCTATTTCAACtctaatattgatataaaagtCTCATTAGCGAGTAAAGTTAAAAGTTAcgtcgttaaaattttttagtttaatttttctcccccgtgcatttaattgttttttcttcaaggACAGGTAATCCTTCATTTTGCTACGATTAAAACAAATAGGGGAGTCACTATGCGTGAGAGGCTTTCCGGCTACGACAAATCTTGAGAATGAACCttgctataaacaaaaaaaagccatagtttaagtgccttacacttgaagcaatgcaatgattttaaactatatatatatttttgccgAGAGGAATTATCTGGGTTtcagaacagacaaataacttcaatattttaaaaatcgccaatttagCGACATTTTCCATCTAGATAACCATTAGCAAAACTACTGCCTTATTATCagcttttgcaaatttttatgatcccaagtaatgcagcattagtgtaagtttttaaatattaaaaaattggagcacaaaaacttttcattttcacaaaacagtAGCTTTAGTactgacgttttgcgccattttcagaataagtgTAAGCaagctttagataggctaaacttgacctaacagtcatattagtaactgttacaaactcacagcagttatacaaatagcatattatttgcaaaaaagcgtaatttcatattacgacAGAGCCTTCAAGAAACAGTACACTacaaaaatatctgtaaaagtAGTTTTACCGTATGGTTACTTACCGTGTAACAAAAACACATTTACAGATTGAAAGGGGAGAAATGTTGCTATGTACTTCGGTTGTTTGCtactcttttttaataaacttttttagtgcaaaacttttttattgtaaaactatAAAACCCCTGAGCAAATGCAATGCGTCACCATCTAGATATCTGAATCattaaccaaaaaataatacataagtaaattaactaattaatgaatctagtatataaattatgtttgaattgtaagtttttaaaggtttttttctcCCCTCAGAACTAGCTGCTCTCTCTTATTTCAGATAGTAAACGCTCCAAAGATATACTACAGAAATATAGAGTTATATCCTGAAGGGAATTTCTCAAATAGTGTCCTCTCCCTGTGAGAAAAACACATTTCATTAGTTTTAGCGTCGAATGCAGATTCTTTTgcgtttttaacaatttctcttcattttaatgaaataatttttttaaacaataaataaaatatttattgttttaaaaaataacttcactTAACTGAAATCAAAACGAGTTTTCTAAAtatacgaaaatttatttttccaaatcaatattctttaattttaatttttataatcatcttATGATAAAAGCTTATTCAAACTATAGATTTTGGTCTGCATAGTTTAGCGAGAGTTATTTTTGGCTCAACTTGCAACCATTTCAGTGTgtgaggttaaaaaaaaactgcgaaAAGTACCAGAAATTACTTATGTCTCAACGAGGATTTTGATCCGCACAGATTAAAACGCTAATTGAAGTGTCAGAAGTTATTTATGACTCAACGAGGGTTTCGGTACGTGTACCCCTCCCCGCCCCCCAAAAAGTGAAGTCTGCGAGAAATTATCgctggataaacgaattttacaattgtgtgcaaaacTGTTTCAATACACTTAAAAAGCTTTCGAGATATggggaaatacgcaaaaagttaagtaaacattaagggtccaaactttggatcgttcTCCTGGCCTAACTATggggatatttcccagattacggttACACCCTACCTTTTGTGTCTCatttcgtaattaaaaaattgtctgcacaaattatttagaatatttgtgGTCACCTCctcgaaaaataaagaatgagtGATCCGNATTtggcgataaaacaaatttttgtgttcttgaaaatgaaagactttttgagggtctcacaaggaaaagttagggtttaaagtttatatttttaaataataaaatttttgttctaaaactttcagaatttctatcattaactaatttattatacgcatttagttgaatttaggtgagtaactgcaatatttgataatttattttgctaatatgtttctcatttagctaatgttttgactTTTTCACCATGtgcaatctaaatagctaatatacttttttaaaagccaatatgaacattgatagaattcttctacataagtacaatactatgtctttgatgataaaatactatgtctctgatgataatatactatgtctttgtgctagaacattgtgctCATTGGCGAgagagcgcagcgagccatggttcacggcgtgaaccacataggattgcgtagcaattctcgggggttggcgagcgttagcgagcagggggcggagcctcctagtaaaatatttattgttttaaaaaacaacttcaCTTAATTCGTACCTAAATCGAaacgagtttttttaaatataagaattttttttccatatcaatattctttaactttaatttttataatcaaataatgtaaaaagtttagGCTTATTCAAACTCTAGATTTTTGTCTGCATAGTTTAGCGAGAGTTATTTTTGGCTCAACTTGCAACCATTTCAGTCtgtaaggttaaaaaaaaaactgcgaaAAGTACCAGAAATTACTTATGTCTCAACGAGGATTTTGATCCGCACAGATTAAAACGCTAATTGAAGTGTCAGAAGTTATTTATGACTCAACGAGGATTTCGGTATGTACAGTGCGCCCCCCCCTCGCCccccaaaaaatgaaaaatttcttttctgagaGAAATTATcgttggataaacgaattttataattttgtgcaaaactGTTTCAATACACTTAAAAAGCTTTCGAGATATCgggaaatacgcaaaaagttaaataaacattaagggtccaaactttggatcgttcTGTGGGGGTATTCTAACTGTggggatatttcccagattacggttACACCCTACCTTTTGTGTCTCatttcgtaattaaaaaattgtctgcacaaattatttagaatatttgtgGTCACCTCctcgaaaaataaagaatgagtgatccgattattaaatcaaaagctattcagagtggtccatttttttgGCGCACTAAACATATCTACAGTTTAAAATGCTACCGGATGTTATTCGTGACTTAACCAGAATTTCAGTCTGTACAGTTTAAAAAGATACGAGAAGTACCAGAATTTCTTTATGTGTCAATGAGGTTTTTAGTCTGTGCAGTTTAAAAAGCTACGAGAAGTATTAGAATTTATTCATGACGACTATACTTACTAGGAGAATGGTCCTCGTAAGTTGAGTTACAATACACTAATtaacaagtaattaaaaataaataattaaaaataataaattaattaataattaattgcgtcataatgaattaattactgttaaaaaaagttatgagaaATTCTGGAAGTTATTTATGACTCAACGAGGACTTTGGTCTGCACAGTTTAAGAAGCTACGAGAAGCAGCAGAATTTATTTATGACTCAACTTACGAGTAGTTTGGTCCTCGTAAGTTAAGtcataataaactaattaacaagtaattattaataaataataaacaataataaattaattaacaattaattgtGTCATAATAAATTAGTCACAGTTAAAGAAAGTTATGGGAAATTCTAGAAGCAATTTATGGCTCAACGAGGACTTTGGTCTGCACAGTTTAAGAACCTACGAGAAgtacaagtatttatttatgacTCAATTTACGAGACTTTTGGTCTGCACAGTTTAAAAAGCTACTAGAAGAAGCAGAACTTATTTATGACTCAACTTACGAGGGTGTTGGTTTATAAAGCTACTGGGAGTTATTTGTGACTTAACCTAATtggacattaaaaaataaatcaattgaaatCTTGTAGTCTGAGAGTCTTTTTTTGGCATACCTGGAGCACCCTTTTGGAAAGCCCAGTCTTCTGGGCAAGTTGCTTCAGGTCTTTGGCATCGGGATTCTGATTGATAGCAAAGTAGGATTTCATCGTCCGCAACTGATGATGCTTGAAGGATGTCCGCATCCGCTTCGTCCGCTGAGAAGCACTGGATGGGTTCAGGCCAGTGGACGTCGCCGAATTGGAGTCCAGTGAGGACAAGTGGAGATTGCAACCTCCCTCACCACTCTCCATCACTGAAGGAAAAAGGAAACAAGTTTTGTAATATCCTCAGTTAAGGATTATGAACTTACAAGCAATGTAACAATCTTAATGTTGTGctatacaattaataaacacaCTGCAGCTACCATTGTTGGATTAATTTTCTTATCCTCAATTAGAATTTAAAGATTATGAACTTATAAACAATGTAACAATCTTAATGTTGTGctatacaattaataaacacaCTGCAGCTACCGTTGTTGGATTAGTTTTCTAATCCTCAATTAGAATTCAGGGATTATGAACTTATAAACAATGTAACNNNNNNNNNNNNNNNNNNNNNNNNNNNNNNNNNNNNNNNNNNNNNNNNNNNNNNNNNNNNNNNNNNNNNNNNNNNNNNNNNNNNNNNNNNNNNNNNNNNNNNNNNNNNNNNNNNNNNNNNNNNNNNNNNNNNNNNNNNNNNNNNNNNNNNNNNNNNNNNNNNNNNNNNNNNNNNNNNNNNNNNNNNNNNNNNNNNNNNNNNNNNNNNNNNNNNNNNNNNNNNNNNNNNNNNNNNNNNNNNNNNNNNNNNNNNNNNNNNNNNNNNNNNNNNNNNNNNNNNNNNNNNNNNNNNNNNNNNNNNNNNNNNNNNNNNNNNNNNNNNNNNNNNNNNNNNNNNNNNNNNNNNNNNNNNNNNNNNNNNNNNNNNNNNNNNNNNNNNNNNNNNNNNNNNNNNNNNNNNNNNNNNNNNNNNNNNNNNNNNNNNNNNNNNNNNNNNNNNNNNNNNNNNNNNNNNNNNNNNNNNNNNNNNNNNNNNNNNNNNNNNNNNNNNNNNNNNNNNNNNNNNNNNNNNNNNNNNNNNNNNNNNNNNNNNNNNNNNNNNNNNNNNNNNNNNNNNNNNNNNNNNNNNNNNNNNNNNNNNNNNNNNNNNNNNNNNNNNNNNNNNNNNNNNNNNNNNNNNNNNNNNNNNNNNNNNNNNNNNNNNNNNNNNNNNNNNNNNNNNNNNNNNNNNNNNNNNNNNNNNNNNNNNNNNNNNNNNNNNNNNNNNNNNNNNNNNNNNNNNNNNNNNNNNNNNNNNNNNNNNNNNNNNNNNNNNNNNNNNNNNNNNNNNNNNNNNNNNNNNNNNNNNNNNNNNNNNNNNNNNNNNNNNNNNNNNNNNNNNNNNNNNNNNNNNNNNNNNNNNNNNNNNNNNNNNNNNNNNNNNNNNNNNNNNNNNNNNNNNNNNNNNNNNNN
The nucleotide sequence above comes from Parasteatoda tepidariorum isolate YZ-2023 chromosome 6, CAS_Ptep_4.0, whole genome shotgun sequence. Encoded proteins:
- the LOC107455294 gene encoding LIM/homeobox protein Lhx9-like — encoded protein: MPVISVGEYQPPVPHLCGGCGGKIADRYYLLAVDRQWHVRCLTCCECKVQLDSELTCFARDGNIYCKEDYYRLFAVKRCARCQRGIFANELVMRARDLVYHLHCFTCAWCNTALTQGDYFGLRDNLVYCRVHYELMTHGENFLPNGESGPLLPSSEDCFLNEYRYYKTCFLFPSVMESGEGGCNLHLSSLDSNSATSTGLNPSSASQRTKRMRTSFKHHQLRTMKSYFAINQNPDAKDLKQLAQKTGLSKRVLQVWFQNARAKWRRNNLRQVDLQQGGQNSQNPQPSSQSTHPNSPGATSSFSEPSPCGGGSGMGAELSHASSLPPPAAQPGVMEYEGNSGLTSLVPRHVSPSGEPLPLTSFQELF